The Lutibacter profundi genome includes a region encoding these proteins:
- a CDS encoding HPP family protein codes for MTRKLITLTLSDDLYKAEKLFLENHIRHIPIVEDEHIIGMLSLSDLKRISFLDSYDANEIKIDNAVYSMLSIGQLMVKNIIKINSSITVKSVVEILSKNEFHALPVVENDILVGIVTTTDILKYLLKQYELEEN; via the coding sequence ATGACGAGAAAGTTAATAACATTAACCTTGTCTGATGATTTATATAAAGCAGAGAAGCTTTTTCTAGAAAATCATATTCGTCATATTCCAATTGTTGAAGATGAGCATATTATAGGAATGTTAAGCCTTTCTGATTTAAAACGAATTAGCTTTTTAGATTCGTATGATGCCAACGAAATTAAAATAGATAATGCCGTTTACAGTATGTTAAGTATTGGTCAGCTTATGGTTAAAAATATAATCAAGATAAATTCTAGTATAACAGTAAAGTCTGTTGTAGAAATCTTATCTAAAAATGAATTTCATGCCTTGCCAGTTGTTGAAAATGATATACTTGTTGGTATTGTAACTACTACAGACATATTGAAATATTTATTAAAGCAATATGAATTAGAAGAAAATTAA
- a CDS encoding polyribonucleotide nucleotidyltransferase, whose protein sequence is MIPKVFTQIIDLGDGRTISLETGKLAKQAHGSVVVQMGNAMLLCTAVSNYNASNVDFLPLTVDYREKFAAAGRYPGGFFKREARPSDGEVLTMRLVDRVLRPLFPKDYHAETQVMIQLMSSDDDVMPDALAGLAASAAIQLSDFPFETPISEVRVARINGEFIINPSRTQIEEADIDMMVGASADSVMMVEGEMDECSEEEMAAAIKFAHEAIKIQCAAQVALAEAFGKKETREYETEITNEDLEKRILDATYQKCYDIAKKGTSKQERTQAFSEVKEEIIATFTEEEIAEYGDLISKYYNKAQKTAIRNLTLNEGLRLDGRKTTEIRPIWCEVDYLPSTHGSAIFTRGETQALATVTLGTSREANQIDMPTYQGEETFYLHYNFPPFCTGEARPLRGTSRREVGHGNLAQRALKGMISKDCPYTVRVVSEVLESNGSSSMATVCAGTMALMDAGVEMKKPVSGIAMGLISDGDKYAILSDILGDEDHLGDMDFKVTGTADGITACQMDIKIKGLSYEILVKALKQARDGRLHILGKITDTIAKPNTDVKAHAPKMVSKIIPGDFIGALIGPGGKVIQELQKATGTTIVINEDPVTEEGIVEILGTNQDGIDAVLAKIDAITFKPERGSVYEVKVIKMLDFGAVVEYTEAPGNEVLLHISELAWERTNNVSDVVKMGDVFDVKYFGRDPKTRKEKVSRKALLPRPPREERKENKD, encoded by the coding sequence ATGATACCGAAGGTATTTACACAAATTATTGATTTAGGAGATGGAAGAACCATTTCTTTAGAAACAGGAAAATTAGCAAAACAAGCGCACGGTTCGGTTGTTGTACAGATGGGAAATGCCATGCTATTATGTACAGCCGTATCTAATTATAACGCAAGTAACGTTGACTTTTTACCATTAACGGTAGATTATAGAGAAAAATTTGCAGCAGCAGGTCGTTATCCTGGAGGTTTCTTTAAAAGAGAAGCAAGACCAAGTGATGGAGAAGTACTAACAATGCGTTTAGTAGATAGAGTTTTAAGACCTCTTTTTCCTAAAGATTACCATGCTGAAACACAAGTTATGATTCAGTTAATGTCATCTGATGACGATGTAATGCCAGATGCTTTAGCTGGTTTAGCCGCGTCAGCAGCAATACAATTAAGTGACTTTCCTTTTGAAACACCCATTTCTGAAGTTCGTGTTGCTAGAATTAATGGTGAATTTATCATCAACCCAAGCAGAACACAAATAGAGGAAGCCGACATTGATATGATGGTAGGTGCATCTGCAGATTCAGTGATGATGGTAGAAGGTGAAATGGATGAATGTAGCGAAGAAGAAATGGCAGCTGCAATAAAATTTGCACATGAAGCCATTAAAATTCAATGTGCTGCACAAGTTGCTTTAGCCGAAGCTTTTGGAAAAAAAGAGACTCGTGAGTATGAAACTGAAATAACAAATGAAGATTTAGAAAAAAGAATACTTGATGCAACATATCAAAAATGCTATGACATTGCAAAAAAAGGAACTTCTAAACAAGAAAGAACTCAAGCTTTTTCTGAAGTAAAAGAAGAAATAATTGCAACTTTTACTGAAGAAGAAATAGCAGAATATGGAGATTTGATTAGTAAATATTACAACAAAGCTCAAAAAACTGCTATTCGTAATCTAACTTTAAACGAAGGTTTACGCTTAGACGGACGAAAAACGACTGAAATAAGACCAATTTGGTGTGAAGTAGATTATTTACCTTCAACACATGGTTCAGCAATATTTACAAGAGGTGAAACCCAAGCTTTGGCAACTGTTACATTAGGAACTTCAAGAGAAGCAAACCAAATTGATATGCCAACTTACCAAGGTGAAGAAACATTTTATTTACATTATAATTTTCCTCCTTTTTGTACGGGAGAAGCTCGCCCTTTAAGAGGTACTTCTCGTCGTGAAGTTGGACATGGGAATTTAGCACAACGTGCATTAAAAGGAATGATTTCTAAAGATTGCCCTTACACTGTTCGTGTTGTTTCTGAAGTGTTAGAATCTAACGGGTCATCTTCTATGGCAACTGTGTGCGCTGGAACAATGGCGTTAATGGATGCTGGTGTTGAGATGAAAAAACCTGTTTCAGGTATTGCGATGGGATTAATTTCTGATGGTGATAAATATGCTATTTTATCTGATATTTTAGGCGATGAAGATCACTTAGGGGATATGGATTTTAAAGTTACTGGTACTGCCGATGGTATTACGGCATGTCAAATGGACATTAAAATTAAAGGATTATCATATGAAATTTTAGTGAAAGCTTTAAAACAAGCACGCGACGGAAGATTACATATTTTAGGAAAAATAACTGATACAATTGCAAAACCTAATACTGATGTTAAAGCACATGCTCCAAAAATGGTTTCTAAAATTATTCCTGGAGATTTCATTGGTGCTTTAATTGGTCCTGGAGGAAAAGTAATTCAAGAATTACAAAAAGCAACTGGAACAACTATTGTTATCAACGAAGACCCAGTTACTGAAGAAGGTATTGTAGAAATTTTAGGGACAAACCAAGATGGTATTGATGCCGTTTTAGCTAAAATTGACGCTATTACATTCAAACCAGAAAGAGGCAGTGTTTACGAAGTAAAAGTTATAAAAATGTTAGACTTTGGTGCCGTAGTAGAATACACTGAAGCTCCTGGGAATGAAGTTCTATTACATATTTCTGAATTGGCTTGGGAACGTACAAATAACGTTTCTGATGTTGTTAAAATGGGTGATGTTTTTGATGTAAAATATTTTGGTAGAGATCCAAAAACAAGAAAAGAAAAAGTTTCTAGAAAAGCATTATTACCAAGGCCTCCTAGAGAAGAAAGAAAAGAAAATAAAGATTAA
- the rpe gene encoding ribulose-phosphate 3-epimerase — MNKFIAPSILAADFANLQHAVEMVNNSKADWFHIDVMDGVFVPNISFGMPVIKAIKKHATKTMDVHLMIVDPDRYISNFKKAGADILTVHYEACTHLHRTVQVIKAEGMKAGVSLNPHTPIAVLEDIICDLDLVLIMSVNPGFGGQSFIENTYKKIEQLKNLIAYSGSKALIEVDGGVTDKNIQQLSEAGVDAFVAGSFVFKSENPSETISNLKKLASK; from the coding sequence ATGAATAAATTTATCGCTCCTTCTATTTTAGCCGCAGATTTTGCCAACTTACAACATGCCGTTGAAATGGTTAACAACAGCAAAGCAGATTGGTTTCATATTGATGTTATGGATGGCGTGTTTGTGCCAAATATTTCGTTTGGAATGCCCGTTATAAAAGCCATTAAAAAACATGCTACCAAAACTATGGATGTTCATTTAATGATTGTGGATCCTGATAGGTATATTTCAAACTTTAAAAAAGCTGGAGCTGATATTTTAACCGTACATTACGAAGCTTGTACTCATTTACACAGAACTGTACAAGTTATTAAAGCTGAAGGTATGAAAGCTGGAGTATCTTTAAACCCACATACACCTATAGCCGTTTTAGAAGATATTATTTGTGATTTAGATTTAGTGCTAATTATGAGTGTTAACCCTGGATTTGGTGGACAAAGCTTTATTGAAAACACCTATAAAAAAATTGAGCAACTTAAAAATTTAATAGCATACTCAGGCTCAAAAGCACTGATTGAAGTTGATGGTGGTGTTACAGATAAAAATATACAACAACTTTCTGAAGCTGGAGTTGATGCATTTGTTGCAGGAAGTTTTGTTTTTAAAAGTGAAAATCCTTCTGAAACCATTAGTAATTTAAAAAAATTAGCTTCTAAATAA
- the accD gene encoding acetyl-CoA carboxylase, carboxyltransferase subunit beta — translation MSSWFKRKDKGIQTATEDKRDVPKGLWYKTPSGKIVDTDELKHNFYVSPEDGYHVRIGSAEYFEILFDDNKFKEFDKNMVSKDPLKFSDSKKYTDRLKQAYEKTKLKDAVRTAVGKSYGKDLVIAAMDFSFIGGSMGSVVGEKISRAIDYSIKHKIPFLMISKSGGARMMEAAISLMQLVKTSAKLAQLSEAGIPYISLCTDPTTGGTTASYAMLGDINIAEPNALVAFAGPRVVKDTTGKELPPGFQRSEFVLEHGFLDKIVERKNLKKEVNLYIDLIQNLPIRK, via the coding sequence ATGTCATCTTGGTTTAAAAGAAAAGATAAAGGAATTCAAACTGCAACTGAAGATAAAAGAGATGTGCCTAAAGGATTATGGTACAAAACCCCTAGTGGTAAAATTGTAGATACTGATGAATTAAAACATAACTTCTATGTTAGCCCAGAAGATGGTTACCATGTTAGAATTGGAAGTGCTGAATATTTTGAAATTCTTTTCGACGATAATAAGTTTAAAGAATTTGATAAGAATATGGTTTCAAAAGATCCTTTGAAATTCTCCGATAGCAAAAAATATACGGATAGATTAAAGCAAGCCTACGAAAAAACAAAACTAAAAGATGCTGTTAGAACTGCTGTTGGCAAATCTTATGGAAAAGACTTAGTTATTGCTGCTATGGATTTTAGTTTTATAGGAGGCTCAATGGGTAGTGTTGTAGGCGAGAAAATATCTCGTGCAATTGATTATTCAATTAAACATAAAATCCCTTTTTTAATGATTTCTAAATCAGGTGGAGCTAGAATGATGGAAGCTGCTATCTCTTTAATGCAGTTGGTAAAAACATCTGCCAAATTAGCTCAACTTTCGGAAGCAGGCATACCGTATATTTCATTATGTACAGATCCAACAACTGGTGGCACAACAGCTTCTTATGCTATGCTAGGCGATATAAATATTGCAGAGCCTAATGCTTTAGTTGCTTTTGCAGGGCCTAGAGTTGTTAAAGATACTACAGGTAAAGAATTACCTCCTGGATTTCAACGTTCAGAATTTGTATTGGAACATGGATTTTTAGATAAAATTGTAGAACGTAAAAATTTAAAAAAAGAAGTAAATTTATATATAGATTTAATTCAAAACCTACCAATTAGAAAATAA
- a CDS encoding sigma-70 family RNA polymerase sigma factor, translated as MRQLKITKQVTNRETASLDKYLQEIGKVDLITAEMEVELAQRIKAGDQEALERLTKANLRFVVSVAKQYQNQGLTLPDLINEGNLGLIKAAKRFDETRGFKFISYAVWWIRQSILQALAEQSRIVRLPLNKIGSINKINKMYAFLEQENERPPSAEEIAKKLDMTVNDVKESMKNSGRHVSMDAPLIEGEDSNLYDVLNTGESPNPDRALLHESLKVEIERALETLTPREADVVQLYFGLGDAHPMTLEEIGETFDLTRERVRQIKEKAIRRLKHTSRSKILKTYLG; from the coding sequence ATGAGACAACTTAAAATTACAAAACAGGTTACCAACAGGGAAACCGCATCATTAGATAAATACCTACAAGAAATTGGAAAAGTTGATTTAATTACAGCCGAAATGGAGGTTGAATTAGCTCAACGAATAAAAGCAGGAGACCAAGAAGCATTAGAAAGATTAACAAAAGCAAATCTCCGTTTTGTTGTTTCTGTAGCAAAACAATATCAAAATCAAGGATTAACATTGCCTGATTTAATTAATGAAGGGAATTTAGGATTAATAAAAGCTGCAAAGCGTTTTGATGAAACTCGTGGTTTTAAATTTATCTCTTACGCTGTTTGGTGGATTCGTCAATCTATTTTACAAGCATTGGCTGAACAATCTCGTATTGTACGATTACCTTTAAACAAAATTGGATCTATCAATAAGATAAATAAAATGTATGCTTTTTTAGAGCAAGAGAATGAAAGACCTCCTTCTGCCGAAGAAATTGCAAAAAAGCTAGATATGACTGTTAATGACGTTAAAGAATCTATGAAAAATTCTGGTCGTCATGTCTCAATGGATGCTCCTTTAATTGAAGGTGAAGATTCTAACTTGTATGATGTATTAAACACAGGTGAATCTCCAAATCCAGACAGGGCTCTATTACACGAATCATTAAAGGTTGAAATTGAACGTGCTTTAGAAACTTTAACACCCAGAGAAGCTGATGTTGTTCAATTATACTTTGGCTTGGGAGATGCACACCCTATGACTCTAGAAGAAATTGGAGAAACATTTGATTTAACTCGTGAACGTGTTCGACAAATTAAAGAAAAAGCAATTAGAAGATTAAAACATACTTCTCGAAGTAAAATTTTAAAAACATATTTAGGTTAA
- a CDS encoding BamA/TamA family outer membrane protein — protein sequence MKNNFIILIILLSITFSFSSCNTIKYVPEGKYLLTKNTIFVNNKKNIDNEINDYIIQRPNQLVLGVPFPLHFYNIGNKNFEIDFEKWKQKKPNWYHFTAKVFSEKQARGIRNFKYNTHQWFLNNGEAPVILDLKKATQTVNNLKQHYYNEGFFRVNVAFKKQLLKNKKATINYYINTNKPYTIDHIITTIESKILDSIYQLHKNNSFIKKGEQFKLSLFVNEQNRLTNLYRNSGVFRFNKNAITFEADSSNYKASIDLIINDSIANVPFKIQKIKNVNIYTDYSYNTKDNTINDSINYNNYLFLAHKELKYNPKLLLNSVFITPNTIYKDETRQLTRNHLRNLKNFKSVDIRYTELSNDMLEASIYLTPLKKYSIGFSTELTHSNIRQLGVSGKLSFLNRNIFKGAEILKFSIQGSFLDSKDAADNTSLLNAWEIGSDISLEIPRFLLPFGTQKIISKRKSPKTTFTIGTSLQKNIGLDKQKFTGIIDYSWQSSKTKKHSFQLLNAQFIKNLNTNSYFNIYKSELIEIQTIANTYFNQTLNTNNVIDFIDANINADFESTNPTEFRIAQNIKTRYNIITEDVLVPSISYTFTYNNSKNYKDIDFSFFRARIVSSGNLTNLLAVNKDANNTKTLFKTPIAQYFRTDLEFKKFWNLSLENVLAFRSFLGIAIPYGNSVAIPFSRSYFIGGPNDLRAWRIYDLGPGSTKNGLEFNVGNLKFISSLEYRFKIINSIKGALFVDAGNIWDITNSSVTESEAKFNGVNSLKDIAIGSGFGFRYDLSFILLRLDLGFKTYEPYLPKGNKWFTNYNFKKTVFNFGISYPF from the coding sequence TTGAAAAACAATTTTATAATATTAATAATTCTATTAAGTATAACTTTTAGTTTTTCATCGTGTAATACAATTAAGTATGTTCCGGAAGGTAAATACTTGCTAACTAAAAATACCATTTTTGTCAATAACAAAAAAAATATTGACAATGAGATAAACGATTATATTATTCAACGCCCCAATCAGTTAGTTTTAGGAGTTCCTTTTCCTCTTCATTTTTACAACATAGGTAATAAAAATTTCGAAATAGATTTTGAAAAATGGAAACAAAAGAAACCCAACTGGTATCATTTTACCGCAAAAGTATTTTCAGAAAAACAAGCACGTGGAATTAGAAATTTTAAATACAACACACATCAATGGTTTCTAAACAACGGTGAAGCTCCGGTTATATTAGATCTAAAGAAAGCTACACAAACTGTTAATAATTTAAAGCAGCATTACTATAACGAAGGCTTTTTTAGGGTTAACGTTGCCTTTAAAAAACAGCTATTAAAAAATAAAAAAGCAACAATAAATTATTATATTAACACTAACAAGCCCTACACTATAGATCATATTATAACAACCATTGAATCTAAAATATTGGATTCTATTTATCAGCTTCACAAAAACAATTCTTTTATAAAAAAAGGGGAACAATTTAAACTTTCTTTATTTGTAAATGAACAAAATAGACTTACTAATTTATATAGAAACTCAGGAGTTTTTAGATTTAATAAAAATGCTATCACCTTTGAAGCTGATTCATCAAATTACAAGGCATCAATTGATTTAATAATTAATGACAGCATTGCCAATGTGCCGTTCAAAATTCAAAAAATTAAAAATGTAAATATTTACACCGATTACTCTTACAATACAAAAGATAATACAATTAACGATAGTATAAATTATAATAACTATTTGTTTTTAGCTCATAAGGAACTAAAATATAACCCTAAACTATTACTCAATTCAGTTTTTATAACCCCAAACACCATTTATAAAGATGAAACTAGACAACTAACTCGTAATCACCTCAGAAATTTAAAAAATTTCAAATCTGTTGATATAAGATATACAGAATTAAGTAACGATATGTTAGAAGCTTCTATTTACCTCACCCCTTTAAAAAAATATTCAATAGGTTTTAGTACTGAACTTACACATTCAAATATTAGACAACTTGGAGTTTCAGGAAAGCTATCATTTTTAAACAGAAATATTTTTAAAGGAGCTGAAATTTTAAAATTCTCTATTCAAGGTTCTTTTTTAGACTCAAAAGATGCAGCAGACAATACTAGCCTATTAAACGCTTGGGAAATAGGAAGTGACATTTCATTAGAAATACCACGGTTTTTACTGCCTTTTGGCACTCAAAAAATAATTTCTAAAAGAAAATCGCCAAAAACAACATTTACTATTGGTACTAGCTTACAAAAAAACATAGGCTTAGACAAACAAAAATTTACTGGAATTATTGATTATTCTTGGCAATCTTCGAAAACAAAAAAACATAGTTTTCAATTATTAAATGCACAGTTTATTAAAAATTTAAACACCAATTCTTATTTCAATATTTACAAATCTGAATTAATAGAAATTCAAACTATTGCCAATACTTATTTTAATCAAACTCTAAACACCAATAATGTAATTGATTTTATTGATGCAAATATTAATGCTGATTTTGAAAGTACAAACCCTACTGAATTTAGAATAGCTCAAAATATAAAAACACGCTATAATATTATTACCGAGGATGTATTAGTACCATCTATTTCATATACATTTACTTATAACAACAGTAAAAACTATAAAGACATTGATTTCTCTTTTTTTAGAGCTCGTATTGTATCATCTGGTAATTTAACAAATTTATTGGCCGTAAATAAAGATGCAAATAACACAAAAACACTTTTTAAAACACCTATTGCTCAATACTTTAGAACAGATTTAGAATTTAAGAAATTTTGGAATTTATCTTTAGAAAATGTCTTGGCTTTTAGAAGTTTTTTAGGAATAGCTATCCCTTACGGAAATTCTGTTGCAATACCATTTAGTAGAAGTTATTTTATTGGTGGCCCAAACGATTTAAGGGCATGGAGAATATATGACTTAGGTCCTGGTTCAACAAAAAATGGTTTAGAATTTAATGTTGGTAATTTGAAATTTATTAGCAGTTTAGAGTACCGTTTTAAGATAATTAATAGCATAAAAGGTGCTTTATTTGTTGATGCTGGAAATATATGGGACATTACAAATTCATCCGTAACCGAATCAGAAGCAAAATTTAATGGTGTTAATTCATTAAAAGATATTGCTATTGGCTCTGGTTTTGGTTTTAGATACGATTTAAGTTTTATTTTATTACGGTTAGATTTAGGGTTTAAAACATATGAGCCCTATTTACCTAAGGGAAATAAATGGTTTACTAATTACAATTTCAAAAAAACAGTTTTTAATTTTGGTATAAGTTATCCATTTTAA
- a CDS encoding aldehyde dehydrogenase family protein, with protein sequence MKVRIDKNAYSALFYLQKENQFKIGNSSYKQRINKLNALKNAVENTYKEAIRKAIYADFKKPFLETDLTEIYPITSEIKYVKRHLKFWMSKHRVGTPLALVGASSWVKYEPKGVCLIISPWNFPLNLTFGPLISAIAAGNTVIIKPSELTPNISSVMSRIVKELFPENEVALIEGDVKISQELLKLPFNHIFFTGSPAIGKVVMKAAAENLTSITLELGGKSPTIIDETANLVSAVKRIAWGKFINNGQTCIAPDYILIKEEIKNDFLVELKKQLQLFYTNNPSKSKSYCRIVNKRHFNRLINHLKNAEENGVKIELGGKFNENDNYIEPTVVSNLTSKASLTQEEIFGPILPIITYKTVDEAINYVNSKERPLALYIYSKNRKVVNKIINNTRAGSTCINNNVLQYSNHYLPFGGTNNSGIGKSHGFYGFQEFSNQRSVLKQHIKGSIEFLFPPYTSLKQKLTDITIKWF encoded by the coding sequence ATGAAAGTTAGAATAGATAAGAACGCATATTCAGCATTGTTTTATTTGCAAAAAGAGAATCAATTTAAAATAGGAAACTCGTCTTATAAGCAAAGAATTAATAAATTAAATGCTTTAAAAAATGCAGTAGAAAACACATACAAAGAAGCTATACGAAAAGCTATTTATGCCGATTTTAAAAAACCGTTTCTTGAAACAGATTTAACTGAAATTTACCCCATAACAAGTGAAATTAAATATGTGAAAAGACATTTAAAATTTTGGATGTCTAAACATAGAGTAGGAACACCTTTAGCCTTAGTAGGCGCATCATCTTGGGTTAAATATGAACCTAAAGGAGTTTGTTTAATTATTTCACCTTGGAATTTTCCTTTAAATTTAACTTTTGGCCCATTAATTTCAGCAATAGCAGCAGGTAATACAGTTATTATAAAACCTTCAGAATTAACTCCAAATATTTCATCAGTTATGTCTCGTATTGTTAAGGAGCTATTTCCTGAAAATGAAGTTGCTTTAATTGAAGGTGATGTTAAAATTTCACAAGAGTTATTAAAATTACCTTTCAATCATATTTTCTTTACAGGATCACCAGCTATTGGTAAGGTAGTAATGAAAGCAGCAGCTGAAAATTTAACTTCTATTACACTTGAATTAGGTGGTAAATCACCCACAATAATTGATGAAACAGCTAATTTAGTGTCCGCAGTAAAAAGAATAGCTTGGGGAAAATTCATAAATAATGGGCAAACCTGTATTGCACCAGATTATATACTTATTAAAGAAGAAATAAAAAATGATTTTTTAGTAGAGCTTAAAAAACAATTGCAATTATTTTATACTAATAATCCTTCAAAATCAAAATCCTACTGTAGAATAGTTAATAAAAGACATTTTAATAGACTAATAAATCATTTAAAAAATGCTGAAGAAAATGGTGTAAAAATTGAGTTGGGTGGGAAATTTAACGAAAATGATAATTATATTGAACCTACTGTAGTTTCAAATTTAACATCTAAAGCATCTTTAACTCAAGAAGAGATATTTGGCCCTATTTTGCCAATTATAACTTATAAAACTGTTGATGAAGCTATAAATTATGTCAATTCAAAAGAAAGGCCTTTAGCATTATACATTTATAGTAAGAATAGAAAAGTAGTAAACAAAATTATTAATAATACGAGGGCAGGAAGCACATGTATCAATAATAATGTGTTACAATATTCAAATCATTATCTTCCATTTGGGGGCACAAACAATAGTGGTATTGGTAAAAGTCATGGTTTTTACGGTTTTCAAGAATTTTCAAATCAACGTTCAGTTCTAAAGCAGCATATTAAAGGCTCAATAGAATTTTTATTCCCACCTTACACAAGTTTAAAACAAAAACTCACCGATATTACCATAAAATGGTTTTAA
- the rpsO gene encoding 30S ribosomal protein S15 — protein sequence MYLTKEKKAEIFAKHGESATNTGSAEGQIALFTFRINHLTEHLKKNRKDFNTERSLVKLVGKRRNLLDYLIKNDIVRYRNIIKELGLRK from the coding sequence ATGTACTTAACAAAAGAAAAAAAAGCAGAAATTTTTGCTAAACACGGAGAATCAGCAACAAATACTGGTTCAGCTGAAGGTCAAATTGCCTTATTTACTTTTAGAATTAATCATTTAACTGAACACCTTAAAAAAAATCGTAAAGATTTTAATACTGAGCGTTCATTGGTAAAACTCGTAGGTAAAAGAAGAAATTTACTTGACTATTTAATTAAAAACGATATTGTTCGATATCGTAATATAATTAAAGAGTTAGGTTTAAGAAAATAA
- the fbaA gene encoding class II fructose-bisphosphate aldolase yields MSHTIKPGVVTGKKVQELFKIAKTKKFAIPAVNVTGSNTINAVLETAKELNAPVIIQLSNGGAQFNAGKGLSNENQKAAIVGAIAGAKHIHTLAEAYGIPVILHTDHCAKKLLPWIDGLLDAGEQFYKENGVPLFSSHMIDLSEEPLKENIEICKNYLARMSKIDMTLEIELGITGGEEDGVDNSDVDISKLYTQPEEVAYAYEELKKVSDCFTIAASFGNVHGVYKPGNVKLTPKILDNSQKYIQEKYNTEENPVDFVFHGGSGSTLEEIREAIGYGVIKMNIDTDLQFAFTEGIRDYMVTKIDYLKTQIGNPEGSDLPNKKYYDPRKWLREGEITFKKRLIQAFKDLNNVNTL; encoded by the coding sequence ATGAGTCACACAATTAAACCAGGAGTTGTAACAGGAAAAAAGGTTCAAGAACTTTTTAAAATTGCAAAAACGAAAAAATTTGCAATCCCTGCAGTTAATGTTACAGGTTCAAACACTATAAATGCAGTTTTAGAAACAGCAAAAGAATTAAATGCCCCTGTAATTATACAATTATCAAATGGCGGGGCTCAATTTAATGCCGGAAAAGGATTGTCTAATGAAAATCAAAAAGCGGCTATTGTAGGTGCTATTGCAGGAGCAAAACACATTCACACATTGGCTGAAGCCTATGGGATTCCTGTAATTTTACACACAGACCACTGTGCGAAAAAATTGCTTCCTTGGATAGATGGATTATTGGATGCAGGTGAACAATTTTATAAAGAGAATGGTGTTCCTCTTTTCAGTTCACATATGATTGACTTATCTGAGGAACCTCTTAAAGAAAATATAGAAATTTGCAAAAACTACTTGGCACGAATGAGCAAAATTGATATGACTTTAGAAATTGAATTAGGTATAACTGGAGGAGAAGAAGATGGTGTTGATAATTCAGACGTTGATATCTCAAAATTATATACGCAGCCAGAAGAAGTTGCATATGCTTATGAAGAACTTAAAAAAGTAAGTGATTGCTTTACAATTGCTGCCTCTTTTGGAAATGTTCATGGAGTGTATAAACCTGGTAATGTTAAACTAACTCCAAAAATATTAGATAATTCTCAAAAATATATTCAAGAAAAATACAATACTGAAGAAAATCCGGTAGATTTTGTGTTTCACGGTGGGTCAGGTTCAACCCTTGAAGAAATTAGAGAAGCAATTGGATATGGTGTAATTAAAATGAATATTGATACCGATTTGCAATTTGCTTTTACCGAAGGAATTAGAGATTATATGGTAACTAAAATTGATTATTTAAAAACTCAAATAGGAAATCCTGAAGGATCTGATTTACCAAATAAAAAATATTACGACCCTAGAAAATGGTTGCGTGAGGGTGAAATAACCTTTAAAAAGCGTTTAATTCAGGCATTTAAAGACCTAAATAATGTAAATACATTGTAA